The Leptodactylus fuscus isolate aLepFus1 chromosome 5, aLepFus1.hap2, whole genome shotgun sequence genome segment TGTGACAGAATGCAGCAGTTGTGCAGAACACAGTACTTTGCTATAGTTTCATAGTGGACAGGCTGCAATTGGACCTTATTGTGTGATTAGGTCCCTAAGGTATCTCTGAGCGGTAGGTATTCGGCTGTTAAGGCTtagtaattgatgacctatccttgacaCATCTGTCAAAGATCAGCATGGGGGAGGTGGGGCCTGACAAGCCCCTCGTCCAATGTTCAGGGTGAGCAGTGGGTGCTGCCGCATCTTtacagaaaaccaagcacagcgccgcacattgtatagtgactgtggttggtattacagctcagctcattcacttgtatgggactgaGCTGGCAACAGGTCATGTGACAATATGATGTTGCATGACTATAGGATAGAAGATGAAATAAATGATCTGATTGCCAaaaatgtgaccttattcctgcCGGATCCATGCTCCAAGTGAATGTGAGAGCCGTCCCCCAAGTGACATGCTCCCACTTTGGCTGAATGTACAGTGGGGGAGATTCCTTCATTGGCATTATTGAGGAATGGAAGGCACTTGGATGTATCTGAGAGCATTCTGCTATAAGATCACATTTAGTTGTGTGCACAAGGCCTTACCCAGAGAAAATTGTGGATATACAGAGCATTTTACGCTCTGGAAAACCTGGCATGTTTGTTTTTATAGGTTGGTTTCAGTTGGGTGTTATAGTTTATTTTCTGGTTTTGGTTACTCCCCTATGGATGAGAACTTGTATAAGATAAGTCATGAAGCATACATCCCCTGGTTTCACAGTATTGATGGCCCATGGTTAGGATGGGTATTGGGTCAGGTGGCGATTTGACTTTTGTTACCCCTGCCAATCCTCTACTTGAAGCAGCTACATTCCACAGTGCTACGGAATAAGTTGGCGCtatttaaatgtattattatcatcTACTTAGTAACTGGATGGAGGAGGGTATTGCAGCCTCACTTGACTGAGGCAGTATCCTTCACCACCGCTACTAAGTAGACGGCATGATTTTTGAGGGTCTGGAGagacagaccccactgatcagatattgatggcattAAGGTTATAAATTTAGTTGTAGGCCTTTCTTCTCTAATATACCTAAATTTTCTTTATCCTTTTTCAGATCCGTTCCCTATCACCATGGGTGAGCCCCAGCAAGTGAGCGCTCTGCCTCTTCCACCTGTGCAGTACATCAAAGAATACACAGATGACAATGTACGTAAAGGTTTAGTCCCTAAACCTCCCCCTCCGGTTAAGGACAGCTACATGATGTTTGGGAACCAGTTTCAGTGTGATGACCTGATCATCCGACCCCTAGAGAGTCAGGGCATTGAACGACTTCATCCTCAGCAGTTTGACCACAAAAAGGAGCTAAGGAAACTCAACATGTCCATCCTGATCAACTTCCTAGACCTACTGGATGTTCTGATCCGAAGCCCTGGAAGTATAAAGCGGGAGGAGAAGCTGGAGGACCTGAAGCTGCTGTTTGTTCACATGCATCACCTTATTAATGAGTACCGGCCTCACCAAGCCCGCGAGACTCTCCGAGTGATGATGGAAGTGCAGAAAAGACAACGCCTGGAGACAGCCGAGAGGTTCCAGAAGCATCTGGAGAGGGTAATGGAGATGATACAGAACTGCTTGGCCTCACTGCCCGATGACCTGCCTATGCCTGATAGTGGAGTCACCATTAAGACTGAACCTATGGAGCTGCAGGAACCCAGTATAGACCAGCAGGACATTACTCCAGAGGCATCAACTTCTTCTAAAGTAGATAAGGATGCAGCCATGTGTGGTATCATTGATGAGATGACATAAGATGTGTTTATTGTTGTGTGATGGACTTTCCTTTGGGGGACTGGTGAGGTTTCTTGCGCCCAGACTGTATGAACCACACTTATGTCATCCAATCACCCAGGACATATCGGTAAAGAAATATGGCAGCGGCTATCCTTGTGCTGGACTCATTGAACTTTCTCAGGAATTTTATGTTCATGTAATTCACATAGACTAGTGGCCACTACCTAGTACATCACACTCCTATATCATGTTACAGcaggtttaaagggagtctgtcagcagcgtTGACCCCCTTTAGACTTCTGACAGTGCTATATAGAGGGTGGGGAGCACATACCTGGGTAATGGTCATTTAAGTTACATGACTGAGAAATCCATGTCTTGTCATGCCCAGCACTGCAATGGTGTGACTGATGGCTCTAGTGTCCAATCAGAAGACGGCTAGAGTTGTCACTCAGATCAGGAGATCACATGACTGGGTTGCGTCCTAGCCAAGTGTGATCATGACACTgaggacattacaatgtggattTCTAGCATGGTCATCACCCCACCGCATAGCACTGTCAGTGGTTTAGAGGGGTCAGAATTGCTGACTCTCCCTTTTGCTCTTTATGCACCCAGTGGGTGGTCTTCATGACATtgttcatggtttttttttgttgttttttttccacttgtTTAAGTAAAGACGCAAATTTTGagtttgtatatatatttttttttttttattaatttgtagTATTAGATGTTTTCTGTACCGTTTAAGGTGTGTGTTTGGTATCGCAGCTCTGcctctttcacttgaatgggtctcGGTTATACACGGGCCATGTGACCTATTGAATGTGACGTTACTTGGCCTCTAAAACAGCTGCTCTATGGGGGTCCTGGAAACCTCTGCCGATCTTCAATTTtgaggcctatcctaaggataggatatCCCTTGGTAAAGCTTGGAGGACATCTATGCGTTATTAACCTATAGAGAGAAGGCTgtatacatttttgcaaatttctaaatacattgtacttctgggaaggggggagggggttcctgAATTTTACCTGATGGCAAATGCTGGGGACTGGTTTGGTCAGCTATATTGAAATCGCTTGGGAAATCAGCAGAGGTGACCTACTCCCTTGTACCTACTGAGAACCATCATGTTCAGCTGAACAAAGTATGAATGTATATGGGGAAGAGgattagttacatagtagatgaggttggatgaagagacCGGTTCATCGAGGCCAACCTATAACACTACAGTGATAATCCAAAGGAAGGCATAAAACCTATGTGGTTTATGTCAGTTGCcccatgttgggggggggggattccttCCTGGCTTCAAATCTGGCAATCCGTATAAAGTCCTGGACCAACTAGTCCTTACCAAAATCCATaccccataacctgtaatatttttctgttcgagAAAGGCATCCAAGCTAAAAGAGGGTTCATCTGACGGCTATCTAAAGTGTTTGTCTTCATCCATTCATTCTGTAGCGACTACTCTGGATGAAATGTCGCTGTGACGTGTATGGATTAGCAGCAATACTCACATGATGTCATTATACTACTTTCCAAGCACAGACCTGTAATAGGGGAACCAAAGTAACCTCAGActggtaacgctgggttcacaccagtgaccGATCTCcatttccaggtttccgtcttctgccgacagaagacggaaacctggaagaccgtgagcgttttgggctctctgcggcgaaacagtttttttcttaACCGGCCACAAAGTCctaaatgttaaaaaaacaaaacaaaaacagtttcgccatggagagcacgAAACGCTCACctgcgctcacagccggacagttttcaaaccca includes the following:
- the MED7 gene encoding mediator of RNA polymerase II transcription subunit 7, whose protein sequence is MGEPQQVSALPLPPVQYIKEYTDDNVRKGLVPKPPPPVKDSYMMFGNQFQCDDLIIRPLESQGIERLHPQQFDHKKELRKLNMSILINFLDLLDVLIRSPGSIKREEKLEDLKLLFVHMHHLINEYRPHQARETLRVMMEVQKRQRLETAERFQKHLERVMEMIQNCLASLPDDLPMPDSGVTIKTEPMELQEPSIDQQDITPEASTSSKVDKDAAMCGIIDEMT